A genomic window from Silene latifolia isolate original U9 population chromosome Y, ASM4854445v1, whole genome shotgun sequence includes:
- the LOC141631304 gene encoding uncharacterized protein LOC141631304, whose protein sequence is MVFSRLGDPKKIFDEGRPLSIYAKQNEEEVRVSDDLRSAIPSRMKQPASSYSRPSGAKKPRDSEVTTSSYHITVEEIPDENEEGETNDDPKTLEDGGQSTVDELKELNLGTNEDPRPIYVSALLTKEEEEEYYKVLVEYKDVFAWSYKEMPGLSPKIAVHRLAIKKGTDALRKKNGQLRICVDFRDRNDACPKDDFPLLVTELMIDATTGHEALSFMDCTAGYNQIHMAPEDQEATGFRTTKGIFCYTVMPFRLKNASATYQRAMQKIFDDMLHKTIECYVDDVAVLLKQYDLVFVPQKAVKGQAIADFFANHPVPAEWEISYDLPGEEIFYVDVLHPWQMYFDCAARQDGAGGGVVFVTPQNHLMPYAFTLTQLCTNNMEEYQALILGLQMAIKIGVRDMDIYGDSKLVVNQVLGEYEVKKEDLIPYHQQALQLLNQLDDIHVCHVPMSASKLADVLANLAATLALGAEESMQVRVCNRWVVSSLEGEENVDTTNMICVYTVDEDDWRQPIIDFLDRQKLPDDPRHKVEIRRRAPKFIHYKGTLYRRSFSGQWLRCLSKDEATEAMHKAHSGICGTHQSGPKLHDHVKRMGYGVPQCIISDNGKQFFNHLMTSLGEKFKFKQYKSSMYNASANGLAEAFNKTLCNLLRKVVAKSKQDWHERIGETLWAYRTTYKTPTQATPYALVYGVEAMLPLELQIPSLRIVIQEGLTEDENDKLRLAELEALDEKRLEAQQKLQCYQARLSRAFNKKVRPRSFQVGDLVLAIRRTIITYHKPIGKFTSKWNGPYVVQEVYINGAYKIVDEDGVRVGPINGKFMKRYYS, encoded by the exons ATGGTCTTCAGTCGACTAGGGGATCCCAAGAAGATTTTTGATGAGGGCCGTCCTCTCTCAATTTATGCAAAACAAAATGAAGAGGAAGTAAGAGTAAGTGATGACTTGAGAAGCGCAATACCATCTCGCATGAAGC AGCCTGCTTCTTCATATTCACGTCCCTCTGGTGCAAAGAAGCCAAGAGATTCAGAAGTTACAACGTCGTCATATCACATCACAGTAGAAGAGATACCTGACGAGAATGAAGAAGGTGAGACCAACGACGACCCTAAAACACTTGAAGACGGAGGGCAATCTACTGTAGATGAACTCAAGGAACTCAACTTGGGAACTAATGAAGATCCTCGACCTATTTATGTCAGTGCTTTGCTaactaaagaagaagaagaagagtactACAAGGTTTTGGTCGAGTACAAAGATGTCTTTGCTTGGAGCTATAAAGAGATGCCTGGACTCAGCCCAAAAATTGCAGTTCATCGCCTAGCAATCAAGAAGGgcactgatgcgt TGAGAAAGAAGAATGGACAATTGCGCATATGTGTCGACTTCAGAGACCGTAATGATGCATGCCCGAAGGATGATTTCCCTTTGCTAGTTACAGAGTTGATGATTGATGCAACCACTGGTCATGAAGCACTCTCATTCATGGATTGTACTGCTGGTTATAATCAAATACATATGGCACCTGAAGATCAAGAAGCAACAGGTTTTCGAACCACAAAAGGAATCttctgctacacggttatgccgtttagATTGAAGAATGCTAGCGCTACGTACCAACGCGCAATGCAAAAGATCTTCGATGACATGCTGCATAAAACAATAGAGTGTTATGTTGATGACGTG GCAGTGTTACTTAAGCAGTATGACTTGGTGTTCGTGCCTCAAAAGGCTGTGAAAGGTCAAGCTATCGCCGACTTCTTTGCTAATCATCCAGTGCCAGCAGAGTGGGAAATTTCATACGACCTCCCAGGAGAAGAAATTTTCTACGTGGACGTTCTACATCCATGGCAGATGTACTTTGATTGTGCTGCAAGGCAAGATGGAGCGGGAGGTGGAGTTGTAttcgtaactccacaaaatcatctcATGCCATATGCCTTTACACTCACTCAGTTGTGCACAAATAATATGGAAGAATACCAAGCTCTCATACTCGGCCTTCAAATGGCGATCAAAATAGGTGTTAGGGATATGGACATATATGGAGACTCAAAGCTGGTGGTCAACCAAGTCCTTGGTGAATATGAAGTGaaaaaggaagacttgattccCTACCATCAACAGGCATTACAACTGCTGAATCAACTTGACGACATCCATGTTTGTCATGTACCAATGAGTGCCAGTAAGTTGGCTGACGTGCTTGCTAATCTTGCAGCCACTTTGGCACTGGGGGCAGAAGAGTCTATGCAAGTCCGAGTCTGCAATCGTTGGGTAGTGTCATCGCTTGAAGGAGAAGAAAATGTAGATACAACCAACATGATATGCGTCTACACAGTTGATGAAGATGATTGGCGTCAACCTATCATTGATTTCTTGGACCGCCAAAAACTACCCGACGATCCCAGACACAAGGTAGAAATACGTCGACGTGCTCCAAAGTTCATTCACTATAAAGGGACACTCTACAGACGTTCTTTCTCAGGCCAATGGTTGAGGTGTCTAAGCAAGGACGAAGCTACTGAAGCAATGCATAAAGCTCATTCTGGCATTTGTGGTACTCATCAATCTGGGCCTAAACTCCATGATCATGTAAAGAGAATGGG atatggtgTACCTCAGTGTATCATAAGTGACAATGGGAAACAATTCTTCAACCATCTGATGACAAGTCTGggagaaaaattcaagttcaaaCAGTACAAGTCATCCATGTACAATGCTTCTGCAAATGGTTTGGCTGAAGCCTTCAACAAGACTCTTTGCAACTTGTTGAGAAAAGTAGTAGCAAAATCAAAGCAAGACTGGCATGAAAGGATTGGTGAAACATTGTGGGCATATCGTACCacatacaaaacacctactcaAGCAACCCCGTATGCATTGGTGTATGGAGTGGAGGCCATGTTGCCATTAGAGTTGCAGATCCCTTCCTTGCGCATCGTTATTCAAGAAGGGCTCACGGAAGATGAAAATGACAAATTGCGTTTAGCAGAGTTAGAGGCTCTCGATGAAAAAAGATTAGAAGCTCAACAAAAACTCCAGTGCTATCAAGCAAGGTTGTCACgcgcatttaacaaaaaggtaCGCCCTCGTTCTTTCCAAGTAGGAGACCTCGTCCTTGCAATACGAAGAACAATCATCACCTATCACAAGCCAATTGGCAAGTTCACCTCTAAGTGGAATGGTCCATACGTGGTACAGGAGGTCTACATAAATGGTGCTTACAAAATTGTGGATGAAGATGGCGTTCGTGTAGGCCCAATCAATGGGAAGTTTATGAAACGTTACTATTCTTAA